The following proteins are encoded in a genomic region of Liolophura sinensis isolate JHLJ2023 chromosome 7, CUHK_Ljap_v2, whole genome shotgun sequence:
- the LOC135471485 gene encoding cholecystokinin receptor type A-like: protein MQSALNGTLAQSVINDHVLQNETCYSRQENLSDVEILRCLNDVKARQYLPAILYLAFLMVIGSAGNIMVGYVYYFRLKKGSSHFFILCLVFLDLTNCLIGMPAEIADLCYPYMFDSPVVCKCLRFLESVVGIASAVILIQVAFARYFKICRPLQKFPLNRTRILTGSAFTCAFCLSWPALLIFGKKTIVLPGDLRGYDCSTDDHMKGSVYIVLYYICLVCAFVVSVTILTVLYVLIGTKLWKKRKMTVIETRPDLAYSGPNSPEAVQDSPRSSTSSSYEALPVPASPNSILNLFSKKQSLNRKISSNSVTAIISKSKDDQSRRASSDTVISVRAVRPTIKTGKMTLILFSVTIAFILSFLPYLTIMVCRSRDNYCERLETVTGEVFYKIASKSFFLNNAVNPIIYSFLSERFRKECANTFREIHKVCYRVKECRK from the coding sequence ATGCAATCTGCATTAAATGGAACTTTGGCGCAGTCAGTGATAAATGATCATGTGCTCCAGAACGAGACTTGCTACAGTCGACAGGAAAACTTGTCAGACGTGGAGATTCTACGCTGTTTGAATGACGTCAAGGCGAGGCAGTACCTGCCGGCCATTTTATACCTGGCTTTCCTCATGGTTATCGGGTCAGCGGGGAATATCATGGTGGGCTATGTGTACTACTTCCGGCTGAAGAAGGGGTCGTCTCATTTTTTCATTCTGTGCTTGGTATTTCTCGACTTGACCAATTGTCTGATCGGAATGCCGGCGGAGATTGCCGATTTATGCTACCCCTACATGTTCGACTCGCCTGTGGTCTGCAAGTGCTTGAGGTTTCTCGAGTCTGTCGTTGGCATAGCCTCGGCAGTCATATTAATTCAAGTGGCCTTCGCTCGGTATTTCAAGATCTGTAGACCTCTCCAAAAATTTCCATTGAACAGGACTAGGATTTTGACCGGCAGCGCTTTTACATGTGCTTTTTGTTTATCCTGGCCAGCGCTACTCATATTCGGGAAAAAAACAATCGTCTTGCCTGGTGACTTGCGCGGGTATGACTGCTCTACTGACGATCACATGAAGGGCAGTGTTTACATTGTCCTCTACTACATATGTCTCGTCTGTGCGTTTGTTGTAAGTGTTACCATACTCACAGTATTATACGTTCTCATTGGCACGAAGCTTTGGAAGAAACGCAAAATGACAGTTATTGAAACGAGGCCAGATTTGGCTTATAGTGGGCCCAACTCACCGGAAGCTGTTCAAGACTCTCCGCGCAGCTCCACAAGCAGCAGTTACGAAGCACTTCCGGTTCCAGCTTCTCCAAATtccattttaaatttattttccaaGAAACAGTCCCTGAATCGTAAAATAAGCAGCAACAGTGTGACTGCGATAATTTCAAAATCCAAAGACGACCAAAGTCGGCGTGCCAGTTCTGACACTGTGATTAGTGTGCGGGCGGTGCGGCCGACAATAAAGACAGGAAAAATGACGCTGATACTGTTTTCAGTAACGATCGCTTTTATTCTTAGTTTTCTGCCATACCTCACAATCATGGTTTGCAGATCCAGGGACAATTACTGTGAAAGACTGGAGACTGTTACAGGCGAGGTCTTTTACAAAATCGCCTCGAAGTCTTTCTTCTTGAACAATGCGGTCAATCCGATTATCTACAGTTTTCTCAGCGAACGCTT